One Antennarius striatus isolate MH-2024 chromosome 9, ASM4005453v1, whole genome shotgun sequence genomic window, AAAAACAGACACCACTGAAGATAGAGAAGAAAACACACTACTAGAGGTAATAATCAACATAAACATTCTTTGCTCAGGCAAAAAGTTTTGACTTTCataaaagaagaacagaagaagtGGAGAGGATCAGGGAGAACTCAACATGAAACTGGGAGGAGGCTTGGAAAAAGGGTGTgccaacatttattttaaaaggctTGTTTCCATGTTCTGCACTCACATTCTGTAATCTTTTGCTTCAACTATCTGGATCATCACACAATTTGGGTAAGAGGAAATATAATTTGAGATCCTTTATTAAGGTGCTGTATTAATTATTTAACTTCTCATCTATTGATTGGTGCTAGGTGAATCCACAAGTTTTTGGGTGCAGCTTCTTTCTGAAAAGtgatttgcattttaatctATGGTAAGATTATAGTAATTATAATTTGGATATAATAACACGGAGGAATAACAAAATGGTGGTGaactataaataaatgattctggtttaaaaacaataatgataatatattaaaaaaaacataggaAACCAATGAACACTTGTTTGAAAAAGTAATTAGGTTGGAAAACTGGAAACGTAGTGAGTGCAAACAGCGCAAGGCAGTGCAGGGTAAATAATATTGAAGAAAGAGAGTTGGAAGCCATACTACGTCACTCCAACATATTTTAGTAAATGCACGATTTTGCCACATCTCAAATATTTCATCACGTCTATTTTTCAAATACAATACTGGAACTGCAGTATCTTACTCATTGAAATGAATGGAATAAGTTAGAAGATAAATATTAAGTCAACGCTGAATCACCTCTAtccataaaacaaacaaggGAGGTTAACATGCTTTAAGAGTCCTGATCATAAAATGATGTTCAACTTTTCATTAGTTATTCCAAAGAATTGCGGTACAATCCATGgttttttccaatttttcaaGAAGCTTCCCTGTTTAATGatgtgaacatttaaaaaaacacagagcaATATTTTCTTCCAATGTGTGTTCCAGCACAATGCCAAGGCTTGCAGAGGCAGTTGCAACCCTCAAATATGTCTTTCACGAGTATGCCGCTCGAGATGGAAATGCTAGTACTATGACCAAGAAGGAACTTTCTGAAATGCTCTGTGCTGAGATGAGCGTATGTAAAAATGATTTGGCACAATTCTAAAATAGAGCTGTGAATTCCTGTTGAcatatttttgatgttttacaATGCATTTacaaaatttttctttgttcagaccACAAGAACAGAAGATGTGGAAAAATTCTTCAGGATGCTGGATGAAGACCAAAATGGTGTGATTGACTTCAAGGAGTTTGTCATGTTTGTAATAACACTATGCTTAATGACCTGAAGTCCTTTGACCTCTTTGGTTCAGAATTTTACTGTCTTGTTTGATTTTAACTAATTTAGTCACTAAAAAGTTCTCCAATACTTTCAACATTCAAGTGTAAGATTTTCACAAATAATCCTTTTGGTTAACTGTCCTGCTAAActttgatatttaaataaacagaagaaTCAATAAAAACTCCAACTTCCACATGTATACCACATAAAGTCATGCTTTCTGAGAAGTACATGTTATGACTATGAGTGTGTATCAATGAATTTCAATGTCAGAGATGGCTATTAAAGAAACAGACATGACCGCTGTctcattttatgtttgtgtggtttattaattaaaaactcAAGCATGTGACCTTCTCTGCTGCATTCCCACTTGGCAGAAATCAAAAATCTGCTTtgtcatataaaatattattttagcaGTGAAATAGCTGATCACTCAGGGACTCCACCATAACCAAATAACCCCTCATCTATCACCATCACTCCAGTCTCTCCATCAGCCAGATGGGGACCCATACAGACGTGCAGGTTTGGACAACTGTCCAAACGGTCTGTTGGAGGACACTGATGAGTGAAACCTTTTCATCCCCAATGTTAAACAACCTTTTAGGCCTCCTTGACTTCTCACTATggagcctttttttaaaatagcagGTTTCTCTGATGGACATGTGGTAGAGGTTTTGTGTACCATCCTTCCGTCCACCCACAGCGGCGGTTATCATGCTTCAGGAGTCCTGATCATAAAATGATGGTCAAGTTTTCCTCCGCTGTGGGTGCGACCTCAGTGATGCTCATCAGGAGCCTGCTGAGAAGCTGGAGGAACCaactcaccccacagcaacaGACTCCAGATGATGCTGAGCTCTTCCCGGTAGACATTTTGTCTCCTTGTTTTAATGACTATGTCAGACAcgatcagcctcagtgacagcGATAGCAACAAAATGTACAGACTGACTGTTAAGTATTTGAACAACGGCAAACTCAAAGATCGGGCTGACACACTAAAACACAGCATGGAGGGTTTACTTCGGTCTGGCACCAGGTGTGAACCCTTCATGGGAGTCATTCTACAAGCCACCATTAACTGAAAAGATTGGGAGATTAACAACAGTGGATTTTACATGGTGAGGTGGACGTCAACAgttcaatttcaattttaaaccCAAATATGTCAGAAAACTGTCTCCTTGTTCTCGCAGAGAAACTGTGTTCCTGCGTTTAGagagtttttctttcatttggtcttgcttttaaaaaacaatttgcaTAAtcggtttgatttttttttttacaggaaaaatcaaaaaaggAGTGTCAGATTTTAAATTTCCTTCTGGGTTCGGCAAAGATGGCAATTTATTTAAGCAGGAAACAAAAGGTTGAAGACTCATCAGACTGCAACGCAGAAGTCATTTTAATGCAATGGTAAAAACAAGAATTACAATTTCAAACTTATAAACAATTTGGATACTTTTAAAATCTTATGTTGTGTCAAAGATGTCTAATGTACTGTGTTGAGTGAAAAGTTTTCATTTAGTCTTTGCTTGGtttaatatatgtatatttgtttagtttttcattattttcaatattatttattgattttgtatgtgaattatttttgtgtgaatcttttttaattttgtatgtgCGTGATTCATTTgtcaatttgtttttctatgaataaacacacttctaaaaaatacatttcatttgttcatttgatAGTGCAGGAGTCTTGGCTTAAATCAGTTGAATCATTGATCAagataatggattttttttttttggacggatgtagtgaaagaggacatgaaggtagttggtgtgagacaagaggatgcagaagacagggttggatcGAGGCAATtaatttgctgtggtgacccctgatgggaaaacctgaaaggagaagaagaagaagaagaaaatggtTTTCTTTAACCCCCCTAGTAGGTGCTGACATAACTAACTCCAACAACTTGAAGGTGTttgctcactttttttttgtttccttaaCCCCTAACCAACTACTGTATCTCAGGGGTATCTCAGTGAATTTTTTGCAGTTTAACTTCGTCTAACTGCTAACTAGCAAGTCATTAATGCTGCCCCACTAGGGGGATATTATATCTccaaacatttgaacattttctttaaGTCATCTCAATTACCTGGTGATTGACTTTTCACCTAAAAAGATTCTTGAAATTACATTCTGACAACAGAAGTTGTATTgatataaacataaaattaaGATAAATACAACACTCATAATTATAGGTAGTTAGGTAGGTAGGCAAAAATTGATTAGCAAAATAGGTGATTCATTTTTTGCCAGTTGCACTGTTCGCAAAGTAATTCTTGTGTACTGTAGTTCTAATTGCTGACACTTGTGGTCTCCACTCTTTTCAACTTGTGATCCAGCCAAGTCTTGACCAATGACcacattttagtttttagtCTTAGTCTATGAGCAGGTGTTCTCCTTTTTCCCACTAAACATTGTTCCCACCTTTGAAAGTAAAAACCAAAATATTTTGGatatatataaaacaatattataaaaaatagaaatatattttattaagaAATATATCAATCAATAATTAATCAGAAAaaacaatagatagatagatagatagatagatagatagatagatagatagatagatagatagatagatagatagatagatagatagatagatagatagatatactttaataatcccggaggaaatttaAACtgactgaagaagcctcttggataagAGGTGAAATATCTCGGTGGATTTATTCAAACAATATAACCACAGTAATTTTCTAGAACCCATAAACTTTCTTGGCTGCCATTGAGCGATGACTTCTGACTTTCAGATTCATTTGTAACGTTCTATTAGAGCCAATACATAAATATGGCTGCGATGTTTACTCAAAATCTAACGTGACCCACATGGAACGAATCCTGCGGCGGACTCGTGAGTCTTCGGCTTCTTTCGTCATTTTCCGTTAATCTCACTCCGTTAGCTAGCAAAGCTACGTAGCCTGCTACCATCCGCTAATGTATGAATGACATGTATCGCTAGCTGGATTGGAGTGGATGGTACAAATAGAGTAGAAAAATGGCGGATGTCGAGGGGCAAGGAGTTTGCTCGGTGGTCCCTCCGTTAACTCACTCTGTCTCTGGTACCGGCTCCGGTAGCGGAGACATAACACCGGACACTGACGGCGGGTGCCAGACCGCAGCCTCCACCGTTAACGCGACTTCGGGCCCACGACTTGTTCGAATAGTGAAGTCTGATTCTGGATATGGTTTCAATGTGCGCGGACAAGTTAGTGAAGGTGGGCAACTCCGGAGCATTAACGGGGAGCTGTACGCTCCGCTGCAGCACGTCAGCGCGGTTCTACCGGGAGGAGCCGCGGACAGAGCCGGGATTTCGAAAGGGGACAGGATTCTTGAGGTGTAAGTAGCTACTGTATTAGCCTGACCACTGcgtgtgtgcccccccccccccccacagagtaGTGTTAGAAATCAGCCATAAACATGTGAATGTCTGTCGATGATAATCAAAGCAGGTACGACCAGTGAGCATCACTCGCTGTCTCTTAGTGGGAGCAGTGGCGACCGTCAGAGTGCCCGTGTCTATCCTACTGGTCCTGCAGGGCAGAATAGCCGTTCATCCTTGTGAAAGGAGTGTCTGTGAGAGAAGAGCTCCAGGGATCATTAGGAATTCTTGTCACACCAAAACCTATcacatccacatccacatccacaGCATGGTAAATGTTCTCCACTCTTCACTGCAGGCTCTTTATTCCAAACCACATGAAGCGTCTTTACGCACGGCGTCACCTATGGCATGTTTGGGCCAAAGTAACACGGGAGcatcaaacaaaacaattatcaTCTTCAACAATGAATTTCTTGGCTGAAGATGTAAATTTGACTACTATCTGTGAGAATTATTTTTTCGCTGTAATTACAAAAGAAGTTGTTGCTGACATGTTGCTTGCTCATGTTAGACTTTGTTGCTATGGAGAGGAACGCGCTGCACACAGCTCAGCATCAGTCTAGCTTCAGTGTGCCTTTGTGGAATGAGACGATGCTCAAAGAGGGATGCCATCAGTCCACTTCTGATTGGCTTAATGCCTtaaattcaacatttcattGGTTGGATTTTGCATCGTGGTCTTAGTAACGGATGGCCTGCAGTTCCTTGCAGGTTGTTGACCCATTATTTCTATGTGCTTGTGTGCAaacatatgtatgtacagtatatgtgtttgcctttttatttcctctgtgtcAGATAAGAATATAATATTAATGCCAAACCTTTGAACAAGTAACATGGTCTTATTCTTTGCACTAAATAACGGGACCTTATTAACTACATTTGAGAAAGTCTAAGGATCAGAGAAGCCAAAACAGGACTAGATGTCTATGTTGTATTTAGCTGAAGGTATGAGATTTTAACAGACTTTTCACGTTACTATTGAGCCACATTAATTACTCAATATGTGTGTATACACGTGCAGTGCCTGCATCCCAGCTGCAGCGTTATAGAGCGTCTGTTATCCTTCATTATCCTTCAATACTCCTACATTTGAAACACTGTCTCCTGAGGCTTGGATGCTGAATAATATATTATtcttgaaaagattttttttgaaaggtCTTTCTTGATGATGTGTGTCATGTTGAACTTGCAGAATGGTggtcttcatctttttttgtttatgtcTATATATCGTGCATTATTTTGTATCAGCAtagagcacaaaaacaaaactacaaactTTAGCagtaatacaaaaaaataaatgctcaTCATGAATtataaagacaaaagaaatgagGACATTATTACTCACGGAGAAAGACCTGCTGACAGTGCAGGTTCAAAGGCCACTACATCATGTGCTGATTATATAGTCATAGAGCTGATGCAATAAAAGAGCTGTTGAAGTGCTGAGTCTGTGTTCTGTGTGGCAAATTTGTGTCTGTGCAATCAGATGTTGTTTACTTCAGTTTACAGAACAATATTGTCACATTAATAAAATTGAattctttatttctatttttgaatCTACAGggtatatatattaaaaaaaacttttttaaaaacatccagGCCTGGAAGTTTTCATCTAAAACTGATATATTTTAATTCTCACACTGTGATATGTCTTATTTCACTAGCTTCCTCATAatcttactttttctttttatagaaatgcatttacaaacatttttaatatattgcCCAAATGCTGAAACctgttgaattaaaatgaactAATAGTTAAAGTGGTAGTCTGGTCTGGTGCAGATTATGTTCCTTACTAAACACAAATCAATTTTATACTATAATAAATTCATGCTGcccaaatatttgaaaatagaTCAAATATAATTGAGACTGGAGATATTATCATAATTTAAGTACTCATTCAATAATGAAGGTACAAACCATTTTTGTCTCGTACTTAATGGGAAAATATGTATACAGTACTGCCCTTTAATCCATGATAGTCCAGGGAGGAACAACTGGTAGTGACAACTCATGCAGGAATGTTTGAACTCTCCAAATGTTCCAAAGGGTAAACTGCCTGCATGGAGTCCACCGAtactcgaaaaaaaaaaaaatttttaagttACACAGGTATAGGTGCTGAAGACAGTCTTTGGATATTTTGACAACAGGTACGCACCCATCATTCACCATGGTTACGGTAAACTGATAATGTTTTCTAAGATTGAATTTTAGTAATGTACTCATTGTCTGCCTTTATGCATAAGAAATGCACTATTTTCATGTGTCAAACCTATTCTTTTGTGTTGACTCTGATATTATCTAATGGTCATTTTTGTGTTGCAGTTTATGGTTTatgatatttaattatttctagTTGTTTTGAATATCCAAGAAAGAAcatacaatattattattattattattattattattattattattattattattattaactttatATAGCATCTTTAACAACAAAAGTTTACAAAGTGCTTTGACAAACAAGGCAAGAGCAGGATACATATGgcaacaaagagccaaaacagTGAGGTCAAATAGAAGCAGGACAACATCAAGCTAAAATTGAGGTAAAATTAAGCAAAACACACCAGAGCAAATTAAGACAGAATGGTAAAAGACATAAGAACAATCAAAGCAATAAaactgttcttttgtttttaatacttagaaacaaaagaatagaaggttaaaaagacaacattgcataatgacaaaaataaataaaaataaaagtaaaagacgACATCACATAAAGGCAAGTCTATAAAAATATCTTTCAGTATAATTTGGACCAGCACAACCGAAGTATCAGAAAGTGCCataggaaagaaaaatataattgaCATTCTTAATATTTCAATCATGATAGTGTTTGTTGAAGTtatctgcataaaaaaaaatgtgtaaaatgtaaatatcaatCATTTCACTGATGCAGCATTCACACATGTCTTCCTCTCTGCCTTCAACAGTAATGGCGTTAATGTGGAGGGAGCGACCCACAAGCAGGTGGTGGACCTGATCCGGGCTGGAGAGAAGGAGCTGGTGTTGGCTGTGCTGTCTGTTCCACCACAGGAGGCCGACTGCCTGGACCCCGGAGACGATGTTTCAGCTCAGTCCTGCTATGACTACTCTGACAAGCAGGCCGTCCCCATATCTGTACCAAGTTACAAACACACTGAGCTCAATCAGGAAAAGTTTGTGGTGGGTGCGCCTTTTAGATGAACACTTCAATGGCTGATTGAGAAAGAATTATGGACCAGTGAGCGAATGATCAGATTGGCGGATATCTATATCTCTGTGTACTCTCCCTCGCAGGTGTATAATGTGTACATGGCAGGCAGGCAGTTATGTTCCAAGCGTTACCGTGAGTTTGTGATCCTACACCAAAACCTTAAGAGAGACTTTACCAACTTCACATTCCCCAAGCTGCCTGGGAAATGGCCTTTTTCTCTGTCAGAGCAGCAGTTGGATGCACGACGCAGAGGCCTTGAAGAATACCTGGAAAAAGGTCAGTGCGAGAGAATGAGGTGTCAGACTCTTAGGAAGTTATTGTGATGTTACATATGCATGTGTAAATTCAGATGTTAGTGTCTTGTACTCTTTTGTTCATAAAGTCTTGCAATCGGACTTTATTAATATAAATTTTTgagagaaatgtgttttctcCAACGTACTATCAATATACAGTTGCTACTTTATTTGTGTGTCATGTAAAAAACTCAAGTTGTTTCCTTTTGCAGTGTGCTCTGTACGGGTAATTGGAGAAAGTGATATCATGCAGGAGTTCCTCTCAGAGGCAGATGAGGTAAAATAGTAGGACCATTTTGTCTGTCATCCTGTGGTTAACTATGACTCATCACACAGCTTCTCTCTTATCCTCATGATCTAGAACTTCAACGGAGTGTCAGATGTGGAGTTGAGAATAGCCATGCCTGATAAAACCACACTCACTGTCAGAGTTCGCAAGAATGCCACTACTGACCAGGTTTATCAAGTGAGTGTATGCTGAGGACTGTGT contains:
- the snx27b gene encoding sorting nexin-27b isoform X1; translation: MADVEGQGVCSVVPPLTHSVSGTGSGSGDITPDTDGGCQTAASTVNATSGPRLVRIVKSDSGYGFNVRGQVSEGGQLRSINGELYAPLQHVSAVLPGGAADRAGISKGDRILEVNGVNVEGATHKQVVDLIRAGEKELVLAVLSVPPQEADCLDPGDDVSAQSCYDYSDKQAVPISVPSYKHTELNQEKFVVYNVYMAGRQLCSKRYREFVILHQNLKRDFTNFTFPKLPGKWPFSLSEQQLDARRRGLEEYLEKVCSVRVIGESDIMQEFLSEADENFNGVSDVELRIAMPDKTTLTVRVRKNATTDQVYQAVVVKLGMDRVTASYFALFEVINHTFVRKLAPNEFPHKLYVQNYTSAIPGTCLTLRKWLFTTEEEILLNDNQLAINYFFHQAMDDVKNGFIKAEQKSYQLQKLVEQKKVSMYMSLLRGCEGYNEIIFPHCSCDSRRKGHVITAISIHHFKLHACTEEGTLENQVIAFDWAEMQRWDTDEEGMAFCFEYARGEKKPRWVKIFTPYFNYMHECFERVFCELKWRKEVEEEATDKDNKNCSKDEYFPAAEAQKGWRHLGREIITS
- the snx27b gene encoding sorting nexin-27b isoform X2 yields the protein MADVEGQGVCSVVPPLTHSVSGTGSGSGDITPDTDGGCQTAASTVNATSGPRLVRIVKSDSGYGFNVRGQVSEGGQLRSINGELYAPLQHVSAVLPGGAADRAGISKGDRILEVNGVNVEGATHKQVVDLIRAGEKELVLAVLSVPPQEADCLDPGDDVSAQSCYDYSDKQAVPISVPSYKHTELNQEKFVVYNVYMAGRQLCSKRYREFVILHQNLKRDFTNFTFPKLPGKWPFSLSEQQLDARRRGLEEYLEKVCSVRVIGESDIMQEFLSEADENFNGVSDVELRIAMPDKTTLTVRVRKNATTDQVYQAVVVKLGMDRVTASYFALFEVINHTFVRKLAPNEFPHKLYVQNYTSAIPGTCLTLRKWLFTTEEEILLNDNQLAINYFFHQAMDDVKNGFIKAEQKSYQLQKLVEQKKVSMYMSLLRGCEGYNEIIFPHCSCDSRRKGHVITAISIHHFKLHACTEEGTLENQVIAFDWAEMQRWDTDEEGMAFCFEYARGEKKPRWVKIFTPYFNYMHECFERVFCELKWRKEVEEEATDKDNKNCSKDGMCGKNIFQLLRHRRDGGT